From Verrucomicrobiales bacterium, one genomic window encodes:
- a CDS encoding glycosyltransferase family 2 protein has protein sequence MSPEVTIVIPTRNEEKHITQCLRSVLQQEPPPGGFEVIIADGASTDKTRELVEGFARQDPRVRLIDNPRQIVSSGLNAAIRAAAGSIIVRMDAHTEYAPDYVRNCVEVLRATGADNVGGPARTRAKGYMASAIAAAYHSPFAVGGARFHDPTFEGYLDTVTYGCWHRAHFDKFGLFDEELVRNQDDEHNLRITRGGGKIYQSPKIQSWYSPRSSLSALFRQYMQYGYWKVRVIQKHRIPASIRHLVPGTFVLALLGLGALSLSLGLGYLLLRLANMAAGKGTELLFLGFAGVSAALGLLLSVYFLAALAGSFLTAARSGWRLLPPLPVVFFCYHFSYGLGFLLGFLDFVIGKKGPSRWAGALTRGGTAQQPKSKASA, from the coding sequence ATGTCTCCGGAAGTAACCATTGTCATTCCCACGCGGAATGAGGAAAAGCATATCACGCAGTGTCTGCGATCGGTGCTCCAGCAGGAGCCGCCGCCAGGGGGGTTTGAAGTGATCATCGCCGATGGCGCGTCCACGGACAAAACCCGGGAGCTGGTGGAGGGCTTTGCGCGCCAGGATCCTCGTGTCCGGCTGATCGACAACCCGCGGCAGATCGTCTCGTCGGGACTGAACGCTGCGATCCGCGCGGCTGCGGGTAGCATCATCGTGCGGATGGACGCCCATACGGAATACGCCCCCGACTATGTTCGCAACTGCGTGGAAGTGCTCCGCGCGACCGGCGCTGACAACGTGGGCGGTCCCGCCCGAACCCGCGCCAAGGGCTACATGGCGAGCGCCATCGCCGCCGCCTACCATTCGCCCTTCGCGGTCGGCGGAGCTCGGTTTCACGACCCGACCTTTGAAGGCTACCTCGACACCGTCACGTATGGCTGCTGGCATCGAGCGCACTTCGACAAGTTCGGGCTGTTCGATGAGGAATTGGTGCGCAATCAGGACGACGAGCATAACCTCCGGATCACTCGCGGCGGCGGAAAGATCTACCAATCGCCGAAGATTCAGAGCTGGTATAGTCCGCGCAGCTCACTTTCCGCTCTCTTCAGGCAGTATATGCAGTATGGCTACTGGAAGGTGAGGGTGATCCAAAAGCATCGTATCCCCGCTTCTATTCGTCATTTGGTTCCGGGCACCTTTGTCTTGGCGTTGCTCGGACTTGGCGCGCTGTCGTTGTCCTTGGGATTGGGGTACCTGCTGCTTCGGCTAGCCAACATGGCGGCGGGAAAGGGAACGGAGCTGTTGTTTTTGGGTTTTGCCGGGGTGTCGGCCGCACTTGGCTTGTTGCTGTCTGTTTATTTTCTGGCGGCCTTGGCCGGCTCGTTCCTCACCGCAGCTCGCAGCGGTTGGCGGCTGCTTCCGCCGCTGCCGGTCGTGTTCTTTTGCTACCACTTCAGTTATGGTCTTGGATTTCTTTTGGGCTTCCTGGATTTCGTCATCGGGAAGAAGGGGCCAAGCCGCTGGGCGGGCGCTCTCACGCGAGGCGGAACCGCTCAGCAGCCCAAATCCAAAGCCTCCGCTTAG